The proteins below come from a single Planctomycetia bacterium genomic window:
- a CDS encoding carboxymuconolactone decarboxylase family protein has product MVNAQATVATKPLSTYPWLLRLLFWKQKRSYGRVLHPALLWGRSPRVFTELAILYAALDRRASPLAPGLRSLLTVGVSQINQCAFCVDINSAKLAERGVPMEKIDALADWRDSVLFLPEERLALEYAEAITFNQVDDDLRQRLKRRWDDDVIVELTGLIAFQNLSSKFNAALAVPPTRILPDADASILPINQRHDRAANSSGSVRRGLMECIVPLRHSPLVNELHFLG; this is encoded by the coding sequence ATGGTGAATGCTCAGGCAACCGTCGCGACAAAACCGCTCAGCACCTATCCGTGGCTGCTCCGGCTATTATTCTGGAAACAGAAACGAAGTTACGGCCGCGTGCTGCACCCGGCGCTCCTATGGGGCCGCTCTCCACGAGTGTTCACTGAACTGGCGATACTCTACGCCGCTCTCGACCGCCGCGCCTCGCCCCTGGCGCCTGGCCTTCGGTCGCTGCTGACGGTAGGAGTGTCGCAGATCAACCAGTGTGCGTTCTGCGTCGACATCAATTCTGCAAAGCTCGCCGAACGCGGAGTGCCGATGGAGAAAATTGACGCGCTTGCGGACTGGCGAGACAGTGTGTTGTTCCTACCCGAGGAACGTCTCGCGTTGGAATACGCAGAAGCTATTACGTTCAATCAAGTCGACGATGATCTGCGTCAACGCCTCAAACGGCGGTGGGACGACGACGTGATCGTCGAACTGACGGGACTGATCGCTTTTCAGAACCTCTCCTCGAAGTTCAACGCAGCGCTGGCGGTCCCCCCCACAAGGATTCTGCCGGATGCCGACGCAAGTATCCTCCCAATAAATCAGCGGCACGATCGCGCTGCGAATTCGTCAGGCAGCGTCCGGCGTGGACTCATGGAGTGTATCGTGCCGTTGCGGCATAGCCCGCTCGTGAACGAGCTGCACTTCCTGGGATAA